From Pseudomonas fluorescens:
CAACAACGCTTTCGCTTTTGGCGGGAATAATTCAATTCTGGTATTCGGTAATTTGAAATGACGGGCGACGCTATCGTTGGATTGATCCTGCGTGATTGGGTCATGTTGCAAATGCCCGGTGAGTTCGAGCACGGCGGCGTCGAATTGAACCGGGGCACCCGGCCTGCGTGGGACTTGGCCGCTGGCGAGCTGGTAGGCGGGCGTGAGCTGAAGAACTTCGACCGCCAAGCCTTGTTGCTGCTGGCGGCGATGGCGCTGGTCAACGATGACAACCACGGTGACACCCTGGTGCGCTCGGCCCTTATCGGTGCGACGTCCAATGGCTCCATCGACAGCGTCATTCAGTTGATCAAGGAATCCAACGACAACCGCTTTGCCTTTCAGGTCAACCCGGCGCAGATCCCCAATACCGTGATCAATTCGTCGTTGGGTCAATTGGCGATCAAATACGGCATCAAGGGCGCGAACGTCTCGTTGTGCGCAAAGGAGCTGAGTTTCTACAACGCCTTGGTTCAAGCCTTGAGGATTGCCCGGCGCGGCGACTCGGAGCGTCTCTACGCCACCGCGCTGGAAACCTTCAGCGGTGAGTTTGGCAAGCGCTACCTGCGCGCGATTGAACGGCCCGCCGAAGAACGGCCGGACACCGCGGCGGTGTTCAGCTTCGAGGCCAGTACCGACACGCAGGCGCCCGGGCTCGTCGTGCGGGCTTGTGTCACCGGGCGACTGCTCGCCGCCGACCCGGCCAGCCTGGGCGCGCTGATACGCGGGTGTCTGGCAGGGCAGGGCGTTGAACCGGCGGAGTGGCGCGTGAGCCTGGCCGCACCGGATGCCTGGCCGGCGACCTGCGTGGCGTTGAGCGACGCCCTGGGTATGCCGGTCGACAGGCTGGACCGGGCCAAGGCGCTGAGTTTGTCCCTGGTCGGCGCCTATCAATTGGCGCACCTGGCCAAAAGCATTCCGGCGCAAGGCGGTGGGGTGATGGCCTGTGTGGATGAAGAAGGTTTTTATGGCGTTGCACTGATTCAGCGTAACGCTTTTCAAGCGGCTGCGTTAACCGCGCCCAATCATTCGAGTCAAGCGGGTAGCTTATGATTGCGTTAGCCAGGGGGCTGTTGGTGTTGGTGTTGATCGTGTTGAGTTTTCCGTTCCTGTGCCTCTACATGTTGATCAACCCCTCGAAGAATAGAAACCTCTACGTGGCCTGTCGGGCCTACGCGGTGATCAATAAGATCTTCTCGGTGCGCGTGGATGTACGTGGTTTTGACAGCATCCCCACGACGCGTCCGTATATCTACGTGGCCAACCACCAATGCAACTATGACGTGTTGATCGTGGCGCAAGCGCTCAACCCCGGCACCGTGATCGTGGGTAAAAAATCCCTCAAGTGGTTGCCGCTGGTAGGGCAGTTGTATTGGCTGACCGGCAGCCTGTTCATTGATCGCAACAGCCCACGGGCGTCCATCCAGAGTTTGCGCAAGATCGCCAAGCGGGTTGTGGCCGACAATACATCGCTGTGGATCTTCCCCGAAGGCACGCGAAACCATGGCGGCCAGATGCTGCCGTTCAAGACCGGGGCCTTTCGGATTGCCAAGGATATGGGGGTGGGGATCATTCCCGTCACGATCAGCCCGGCGGTCAACCATATTGCCTACAACGCCTTGCGCAGTACCCACGTCAGCATCGTCGCCCACCCGCCCATCGAAGCCGATGAGGTGGCGGCGATGAGCGCCAAGCAGCTGGCCAATCACGCCCGCGAGATTATCAACAACGCGCTGCCTGTGGTTCAGCCATAGCGAGCCGCGGTCGTATCGCACAGCAAGGAGCACACAATGGGGTTTCTCACGGGTAAGCGCGTGCTGATCGTTGGCGTGGCCAGCCGCTTGTCGATTGCGTCAGGCATTGCCCAAGCGATGCATCGCGAGGGCGCCGAGCTGGCGTTCACGTATCAGAATGAAAAGTTCAAGGGGCGCGTGCAGGCGCTCGCCGCGGAATGGGGCACCGACGCGGCCCTGTGCGTGCCCTGCGATGTGGCGAGCGATGATGAAATTGCGCAGGTGTTCGAGCATTTGCGCCAACACTGGGACGCGCTCGATTGCATCGTGCATTGCGTGGGCTTCGCGCCGCTTGAGCAACTTGACGGTGACTTCACCGAGGTCACTACCCGCGAAGGGTTTCGCAGTGCCCACGATATCAGTGCGTACAGCCTGGTGGCATTGGCTAAAGCCGGGCGGGCAATGATGCGCGGCCGCCAGGGTAATGTGCTGACGCTGTCTTATCTGGGGGCTGAGCGCACGATGCCAAACTACAACGTCATGGGCATGGCCAAGGCCAGCCTGGAGGCCGGCGTGCGCTACCTGGCCAGCAGCCTGGGGGCCGAAGGTACCCGCGTGAATGCCATCTCGGCAGGACCGATCCGCACCCTGGCCGCGTCGGGCATCAAGAACTTCCGTGCCATGCTGA
This genomic window contains:
- a CDS encoding lysophospholipid acyltransferase family protein, with translation MIALARGLLVLVLIVLSFPFLCLYMLINPSKNRNLYVACRAYAVINKIFSVRVDVRGFDSIPTTRPYIYVANHQCNYDVLIVAQALNPGTVIVGKKSLKWLPLVGQLYWLTGSLFIDRNSPRASIQSLRKIAKRVVADNTSLWIFPEGTRNHGGQMLPFKTGAFRIAKDMGVGIIPVTISPAVNHIAYNALRSTHVSIVAHPPIEADEVAAMSAKQLANHAREIINNALPVVQP
- the fabI gene encoding enoyl-ACP reductase FabI — encoded protein: MGFLTGKRVLIVGVASRLSIASGIAQAMHREGAELAFTYQNEKFKGRVQALAAEWGTDAALCVPCDVASDDEIAQVFEHLRQHWDALDCIVHCVGFAPLEQLDGDFTEVTTREGFRSAHDISAYSLVALAKAGRAMMRGRQGNVLTLSYLGAERTMPNYNVMGMAKASLEAGVRYLASSLGAEGTRVNAISAGPIRTLAASGIKNFRAMLSTSESQAPLRRNVTIDEVGNAGAFLCSDLASGISGEILYVDAGFNTTAMGG